One Pelmatolapia mariae isolate MD_Pm_ZW linkage group LG1, Pm_UMD_F_2, whole genome shotgun sequence genomic window, GGGCGCAGGGGGCATTTTATTTTCCGTCCGATGATTGAATTTCTGCCTCCTTTCCCGAGTTGTATTTTGATGCGTGACCATGAGCTTTGTGGTTTTTCAAGCCTCATGGGACCAATTCCCATTATTTACTTGACTGTGACCCTGTAACGTGACCCTTGAAGTCTCTCATTCTCCAGGAGCCTTCTTTTAAATTGCTCATCTAATGGCGACCTGCATTTTTACTGAACTGTAATGAATGTTCCAATTACGCTGAAGGTGATGGAGGCGATTTTCGTATGATGGAAGAGGTGATTGGATCTCCCACACTCCATTTCACTATCTCTCTGCTCTTCAGGCATTCCCACAGACCTGTGGTCACCGCTAGCAGTTGGGAGGAAGCTAAGCCTCCACTTGTGGTAATGCACCCTCTCAGTGCACTGCCAAGCCGTGCACCAATGAGGTGACTACAGAATTAAGTGCTTGAAATAAATGAATTCATTCTGGCAGAAATGTGTCAAATGACCTTTCCGCTGCTCATTACACATggtccacattacaccagagaaATGCTCCTGTTGTCTGGGGCTCCTTtgtcccccccacccccccatctGCCTTGTCAAAGGGGAATGGTAATTAATTGAAATCATTTCCATGTGTTAGGTTGTGTGAATCCCTCCTCAAGGTGTGTCAATGGGTCGATAGATATTTGGAGTGTATAGTGGAGTCAGGTGATAAGAACTCCAGTCATACTGTGCTAAATGACTGCCAAAGCTCCATAAAACCAATTCAAGGGCAGATGAGTTTGAGGGCAACAAGTAACAGAAAGAGAGGGGAAAAGGCATTGTCCCCAGCGGACTGTATTCTGACAGCAGACGATGGTCACTATCCACAGAAATTgcagtgttttggatcattCAAGGCTGGgcacatatttcattttccactctttttttccttctgattAAAAGGTTGTTTGTGAGAACCCAAGAGTCTCCTTGGAGGTGGCATCCGCCTGCTTGACTGAATGCGGGGCATTTCACCGAGCTCTGTGCACAAGAGAAGGGAGCTTATCCAAATGCAGAGGCTTGCCTGTCTGCCTGCCAAAGAGAGATGTGGCTTTAAGAGGGCCATACATGGCGTTGATTAGTTTTACTGAGCGGTTATGCAGAGAccaataaattaaatatgaataaattaaaaatgtactcTAGCAGAAAATTGCTTGGAAAACAACCACCTCCCCATTAAAATATGTATAGTAATGCCTTTTATGTGAAGTAACTTGGGATTAGATATCACTGTAAATTAACACACCATCCAACCGTAGTGAAGAACTTTTCACTTTTAACAAGGACTTATAAAAGAGGTATTTACTCCAGTGTGTTCAGTAATTAATTTGATATTCAAATGAGCTTACAGTATGCATTATAATTGCAAATATCCCAAATAAGAGTAGTTTTAAAAAGGAGGTAGTGTCAACAAAGATTGATGAGGCATGCTTTGAAATTGCCATCTGTTTCAAATGTTTACTTGACGCCGGCACTTCCCCTCCCCTCTTCTTCTGTGGAAATAGAGGCATCATGGCATCCTCCCGCCATCCGGGCCATATGTATCTGTTATTTTACGAGGGGAGGTACGCTGCAGTGCAATACAGCCGCATCTCCGCACACATCGCAAACACTGAAGGGGATCGAGAACATCGGCATGTGTGATGAGCTCCCGCAGATAACGTCTCTGCAACATTTCCATGACATTGTAGCTGTGTTCCCTCATTACCACAATGTCATAGCAGCATTGTGAGGATGTTGGGTTGGGGTGAGGAtggaagggtgtgtgtgtgtgtgtgttggggagTGGGGGGGTCAGCAGCAGGTATCGGGCTTCTGCAGATGAGCTGATTAATTAAAGGGAGCTCTATTAAGGTTATTGAAATGAACCCTCCCCTCCTCTCCCGGAGCAACTCCCTCTACACTCCTCAATGGAGAAAGGTGGATGAAGAAGGGGGTGGGGAGGGGTGTTTGAAGAATCCTTGCCTTTTTTGACATTAGCCAGCATGCATCCACTTCACACGTCACACAACTACTCGCCACAAGTGCCTCTTATGCACCCCACCTTTGCAGGAGTGACActgtttcccccccaaaaaatgggGCTTCAGAGTTTTAATCCCTCCAGCCCATCAACCCACCCACCCTTACTTCCATCTGTCGGGAGCACTGCTGGAGGAAAAAGGGGTGGGGGAGGATTGGAgggaatgggggggggggggggggcatgggGCGCATCCCTCGTTCCATCCCGACGAATTTTCTAATTTCCTTTGCTTCCATGCTTTGTCCCAAATTCACGCCCCTAACCTATCCACCATACAGCCTCTCATTCTGTCCCCTCCTCTCCCACCTCTGTGCTCTGTTGTTTTGGCAAAAGGAGTGAAACTGGAGGCTGCTGTTTGCTTGAAACACCATGACAGTGTTTTAACAACATCTGACTTTAGCAACATAGTTATGACTCTTCCATGCGTCCTTCATGAGTTTCACTCTGTTAGAATTTGTCCCAACCGGAGACACATATAAGCACTCCTATATCTTGCTGTACGTCAAATATCTACACCCCACTgctgtctctctttttctcaactTATCGTAAGGCAGAACCCAAGAGGAAGTATGtctcaacattttatttatttttcctctatGGACCACGCAGATATAAGCATACAACATATTAATTAGTGCCACATCACATGGGTGTCACAGTTTTAATGGGCAGTGGCTCAAGCAATCAATTCTAATTACAGAGCTTCATGCACAAAACTAGGTAGCTTCAGGGACGACACCCTGTGTCAGATTAACTTCAGGGAATTATTTCAGAATCAATTCAACAACTCACTACCAGCTACCATCTGCTGTTCAAAGCAGTGAGTAAACCAAAATCATGTTTTCAGGAATCACGCAGTCCTTTTGGCAAGCAGCTTTAATCAAACATAATTCACATCTCATTTGCATATCTACTCACTATGTTAGGGAACATCACCTGAGATTACTGTAGAATGTCTGCCTGGataaaatttgatttaaaaaaaaaaaaagtccactcATTCAAGAAAAAGTGCAAACTAcatttacacatacacactaaaacacagagcctgtgcaTGAAAACAGGGCCCCATTGTTGGCACTCATTCACTTCAAGATGCAAATGGGTGGATTTGAAATTCACCCTCTGTGTGTTATGCTTGGATACTTTAATGTTGTATCTATGCTGGGGATTATTCTCTCTGCAGCGGAAAAACCTGTGCTTGAATGGCAGTGCCCTCAAAGTAGCTCCTACTGCTTTCAATGGCCTCCAAACGAGATTAGACCCGTGGCTGCCCCCAGTCCCAATCCTCTGCATTCAGATGGAGCGTAACCAGCCTGTGtgacagtttttctgttttgacaCTGAGAGGGTGCAGTCACTGCATATCGGACGTTTTGGAATTGAGAggtcagaacagaaagaaagaaaatccctattgctcactcttttttttgttgctgttgttgtttttttaaataatatccAGTAATCTGCACGAGTATTTTCTCTCCTATTTAGCAGTTATTTATAAAGCAAATAACCTAAAAGAAAAgtgacaaatttaaaaaaaaaaaaagacaaaaatatatacCTAAACAGTTTACAGCAGCTAAAGTGAAGACTTAGGGAAGAGAGAGATGTCAAGATAAAACATCAAAATCTTACTTAACCTTGTTGTTGCTGTAAGCTAAAAGTATCAGTGTTACACATCAGACTCATTCAGCCTCCACGTTTGGCAGCAACTATAGAAATGCATGAGTCTTTATGTTAGCTGTTTGATGTTCTAAAACAATTGGCTATTTAATACAAATAATTTCTCCAGGAGTTTCTCCCCATGTGGGAGATTATCTCAGACGGAGTCTCTTTCTTTTGGCACACGGCAGTCCTGAAGCTGAAACTGAAGCTGAATCAGCTGCAGTGGTTTTGGGCCTCTTTGTACTATTTTCACAGTTATGTGACACTATGTTTGCTGCTTAGCGTCTGGCCATCACAAAAAGGCTGCACCATTCGTAGTATTTACATTCACATTACTGCTAAATAAGAGATCTCAATTAAATaacagaatgaaaaacaaaacaataaatgtatGTCCAATACAGCCACAAAAGgtcaggtttgtttttgtttttctctctctcttcatgtttTATAATGGGATATGGCtcattttttagttttattctaAATGGTTATCAGTCTTGGAGCTAGCTGGTGGTTTGCAGGGACCAGTTGTACTTTACTGGGGGTAGAAAGTCTCTGGTCGTCTGCCTTACTTGGGTTTGGGGGATTGTTTCTGTCCTGAACTGAGGTCCTTCTTGTCTGTAGGCCTGCGCTGCTTTGCACTCGGCTGTGTGGAGAGTTTAACAAGAGCATGAGACTGCAGGCATAAGACTCATATTAATCTTACATAACAGAATTAACTATGACatccatataaaaaaaaacagctgcatgGCTACACCTTTATTAACATCTTCTAACATCTttaagaggtgaatctggcaccaTCTAGTGGTAGTTAAACATGAAAGCCAATATACACAAATGCAGctataaagaaaacaatttttttaaatccaaacGGTAAATCAGTAGACATTTGTAAACTGACATTTTAGATCAGACATGTATGCTGCTGAAAATACACActaaagaaaactttaaattaACCAAAAAAGATAGGATGTAGGAGGTTCAACAGACCTGTGTGGTTACCGGCTGTGCTGGGGTGTCAGAGCTGTTTACTTGCTTGTCCTGCTGAAAACTGCCATTGCTTTCTTTAGTCTTTTTTCCACCGTCCTATGATAACCACAGGGAAAACACGAAACATGGACTTCATGACCatacataacacacaaagagtggCCTATAAAGAGGTAGTTTAAAGGAAAAATCAGGTTTgtcttgtttcattttaaacctttgacacacacacacacacactgagactcAGTTTAAGTGAATTATTAGCAGTATTAATTGCTaacaggaataaaaagaaatcaagacactgacaacattacagtaacttttaaaactgtgtatgagtgcttctaaaatgtttttatatttaaaagaaaacatggagCTTTTAAGGAACCAGGGAATTTTTTTTGGGTGGGGAATCAGAGTAAAGCAAGCATGTGACAAACACATCACACCAGCCATTATGATATAATACAGATGAAATCTAACAACTCTGTAACTCTGTTGTGCTGATCATAAACCTACAGTGATGACTCAAGATAAAACCCAATAATTACCAAAAGGGGAAAGTGGGGTGTTTAATAGTGAGTGATACAAAACCTACATTAATCACATATAGCACTTAAGTAGATAATAAGAGACCTTAAGAAACACACATTTGGGgtcctaaaacacacacataggcAAGTAATGTGAAAATATTGGGAGAGCTGTGCTAAAGAGAAACACATTACCAGTTTGGTGGATGTGGAGGATATGTCAGAGCTGCTGTGTCTCATGCAGTTGCTGttagtttctgctgaaaatgccGGGTGGACCGGGACTGAGTCCAGGTTTGCCTCAGAAGTGATGAAGGGTGAAACTTCTGAAgtcttatttcctgttttggaAATTTTTTAGCAACATCTACATTAGGTAGATTCACATGCCTTTGGTTTATCACTGTCTCTGATCATCTGTTTCTTTATACTCTAtgctaaatgaaaacaaatgcctCACATTTAATTATTACATTACTAAGTCAATATCACTGCCTTGGCCTTATTTGGCAACTTTTTCAGGTCCATTTGTACTGTGGCCTGCGTGTCTGCTCAGTTACATATCAGGAGAACTCAAATATAGTAATCAGCATATTAAACTACAGCTTATCAAATCATAGCAACAGTACTAATAAAGtgatcaaatcaaaatcaaaatgatCAAGAGATGACTTGGgagatttaatttaatcttcATTATTACTTTCCTCCTGCTCCAGGTACTGACGCATCATCTCCAGCACATTGGGTGGTACAACAGGCATAGTAGAGTCACCCTGTTGGACAAAGCGCACTATAAGAGCTCTTCATGCGACTTATCTGAAGTTCATGAATGCTGAAAGTGCCTTACTGTAATCCAGGGGTTCTCTAGTAGCTGATTAGCAGACATTCGGTATGCGGGGTCCACCTTCAGTAGGCAAGTCAAAAGATTTTTAGCTGTTGAGACAGACTCAAGACGATCAGTGAGTGTTCGTAATACCAACCTGCCCAGTAAAACTGCACATATGAAGCATTTGCACTGCTACTTTATATTACCATAAGAATGTGATTAAGATCATGAAGTGTTACCTGCATCACTGACTGAGGCCCAGATGGGTTGAGAAAATTTGACTCCAGTGTTCATTATCTTTTTAAGTAGGTTTTTCCTTGTTTTGGAGACAAATGGAGGTTCTCCACACAGTCTACAGGGACACATACCTCAGACATGTGCACTCATGAATTGCGTTTACATGTATAAAAATAGTATGTGTGCGCCTACTTACAACATATACATAACGACTCCTATGCTCCACACGTCGCACCACTGGGTATAACCTCGACCGCTCATCATTTCAGGGGCTGGAAacaacacaaatgcacaaatgTATGACTTGGTCTGCATGAGCTACAGAAATTTGTGGGGGAAAAACACTTTGTTAAATGATGTTTTTTAGCACCAGCAGCGCTGCTAAGCCCCATTTCAATAAGTTAACACTATAAtaatgtgtgtgttatgttttgTCACCATATTTGCAAggacacatacacatgcaaGCTGAGTGACACACAAGGTGAAAGTGCAAAACCACAGTTAGAGGTAGTAATGAGCCATAAAAGTTagagatgaataaataaaagtggagGAGGCTCATCTTTtgaatatattattatatatttttaatatataatgATATATATCTTTTGTAATGTATTTTAAATTATATGCTGGATCTACAAAACATCCCTTGTGCAACCATGAAACACTCCAGTGACATATTTATATGCTgagaaagtaacaaaataacagAAGGAATTTGCAGGCATATAGCCCAGCACATAATTGAACAATTATACCAAACAGGTGCTAATGAATCAAATCATTAACGTggctaaaccaaaaccattaactGTAACAGAAACAGCTGTGTAGGAAGGATTAAAGTGGGTGATACCCTGACATAATAAAAAGGTAAGGATTCTGAAACAGTGACAGTTCAAGCTAAAAATCTTTAACCGTGAAACAAAATGAGCACAGCAGGAAGACAGAAGGTGGTCAGCCTGCAATGCTTGGTCTCTCAC contains:
- the stk33 gene encoding serine/threonine-protein kinase 33, producing the protein MIEMTKADVSGLDMNLKSVRTSRCTSERNVLDIRLKNDADIREIYTFENKLGQGAFGVVYEATHIETQTKWAIKTFCRPPAGSSKVEMVDNEINLLKQMNHAHIIHLEAVYRSTTMIYLVTELCKGGDLRELLQRKKFFTEDETRDIICSLADAVVHLHKRDIVHRDLKLENILVKNSPDEDGGKIDVKVADFGLSVKTGGVGIENIMTHACGTLIYMAPEMMSGRGYTQWCDVWSIGVVMYMLLCGEPPFVSKTRKNLLKKIMNTGVKFSQPIWASVSDAAKNLLTCLLKVDPAYRMSANQLLENPWITGDSTMPVVPPNVLEMMRQYLEQEERNKTSEVSPFITSEANLDSVPVHPAFSAETNSNCMRHSSSDISSTSTKLDGGKKTKESNGSFQQDKQVNSSDTPAQPVTTQPSAKQRRPTDKKDLSSGQKQSPKPK